A region from the Stygiolobus caldivivus genome encodes:
- a CDS encoding glycosyltransferase family 2 protein: MVEIIIPVGPSDKSDWLNIVLSKVIRLASEGNYSVIVYDNSEREDLDKLISQFKVTHIKARRLEKVNMAKLRNEMLKLAKEEYVIMLDSDVIPSNNAFTRMVENLKGGAAFTWMHYAYDEKELEEEFDPLEENPNLGCSALNVDIIRELGFFDERYERDEDVWLYAKLKKMGYKVKPTKGRCLHLNKVHARETLASSIKEARRNLWRSKYDMMLVLDGLTQFQMLTGYTYYGSYYVTALLSLLISPYFSFLYIPIIMFGLRYYKSPKRYLLNLIPGLSLVFGLPYGFTYALINKGSKRR; encoded by the coding sequence GTGGTCGAGATAATTATACCTGTTGGTCCTAGCGATAAGAGCGATTGGCTTAATATAGTTTTGAGTAAAGTGATCCGATTGGCATCTGAAGGAAATTATAGCGTTATTGTCTATGATAATTCAGAAAGAGAAGACTTAGATAAACTGATTTCCCAATTTAAAGTCACTCACATAAAAGCTAGAAGGCTTGAAAAGGTAAACATGGCTAAATTAAGGAACGAGATGTTGAAGTTAGCAAAAGAAGAGTACGTAATAATGTTAGATAGTGATGTTATACCTTCCAATAACGCTTTCACGAGGATGGTTGAAAACTTAAAAGGCGGAGCGGCGTTTACATGGATGCATTACGCTTACGATGAAAAAGAACTAGAAGAAGAGTTTGATCCTTTAGAGGAAAATCCGAATCTTGGTTGCTCGGCGTTGAATGTCGACATAATTAGAGAATTAGGTTTTTTTGATGAAAGGTATGAAAGGGATGAAGATGTTTGGTTATACGCAAAACTCAAGAAAATGGGATATAAGGTTAAACCTACTAAGGGTAGGTGTTTACACCTTAACAAGGTTCATGCGCGCGAGACTTTGGCTTCCTCTATCAAGGAAGCGAGACGGAACCTCTGGAGGTCAAAATACGATATGATGTTGGTATTAGACGGGTTAACCCAATTTCAGATGCTAACTGGATACACTTACTACGGTAGCTATTATGTTACTGCTCTATTATCACTGCTTATATCCCCTTATTTCTCATTCCTTTACATACCTATAATCATGTTTGGACTAAGGTATTATAAATCACCGAAGAGATACTTGTTAAATCTTATCCCGGGTCTAAGTTTAGTGTTTGGACTTCCATACGGATTTACTTATGCTTTAATTAATAAGGGTTCAAAAAGAAGGTAA
- a CDS encoding glycosyltransferase family 4 protein — protein sequence MNGVKSIAVIAHGYSSTKFSGEGKVFYETIKALQDSKIGKIELITFSKPRENLPFDVRYVVPFRLAKFDKYQRILTLRKARSIKPSLFLNLSGTLLKLSDIAPHIAYSAAPAFTTPSKYTSSKFWRLYLYPFEKYVKTHLDKDAIIISNSYYSAKKIETLGLSVKKVIYPPVDVEEFMANDEKGKREEAIITIARIEKGKMIENTIEIARLTRLKTYIVGSLSDKTYLKKLRELSKGLDVHFLTDLPKPELVRLMHKVSVYFHPTVGEHFGIPVVEAMASGVIPIVPSESGAAEIVPGELTYSNLEEAADKIKKYITDDNKLRRELVSRSRDFSSNIFRNKIVEVVMETLGINN from the coding sequence GTGAATGGGGTAAAAAGTATAGCAGTAATAGCACACGGTTACTCCAGCACTAAGTTTTCTGGCGAAGGTAAAGTGTTTTATGAAACCATTAAGGCTCTACAAGACTCAAAAATAGGCAAGATCGAATTAATTACTTTTTCTAAGCCTAGGGAGAACTTGCCTTTTGACGTTAGGTATGTGGTGCCTTTCAGGTTGGCAAAATTTGATAAATACCAGAGGATTTTAACTTTAAGGAAAGCCAGAAGTATTAAGCCATCATTGTTTTTAAACCTCAGCGGTACTCTACTAAAACTTTCTGATATAGCACCCCATATAGCCTATTCTGCTGCCCCTGCTTTTACCACGCCAAGTAAGTATACCTCTTCTAAGTTTTGGCGTTTATATCTTTACCCATTTGAAAAATACGTAAAGACACACTTAGATAAAGACGCTATTATTATTTCTAATTCATATTACTCAGCCAAAAAGATTGAAACGTTAGGTCTCAGCGTAAAAAAAGTCATTTACCCGCCGGTAGATGTTGAAGAATTTATGGCTAATGATGAAAAGGGTAAAAGAGAAGAAGCAATAATCACTATAGCTAGAATAGAAAAAGGTAAGATGATTGAAAATACAATAGAAATAGCAAGACTCACAAGACTAAAAACCTATATAGTGGGTTCCCTAAGTGATAAGACCTATTTAAAAAAGTTGAGGGAATTGTCAAAAGGCCTTGACGTACATTTCCTAACTGACCTTCCTAAACCGGAACTAGTACGTTTAATGCATAAGGTTTCCGTCTATTTCCACCCTACAGTCGGAGAACATTTTGGAATACCAGTAGTAGAGGCAATGGCATCAGGTGTAATCCCCATAGTTCCATCAGAGAGCGGTGCTGCAGAAATAGTCCCTGGTGAACTTACGTATTCCAACTTAGAGGAGGCAGCAGATAAAATAAAGAAATATATAACTGACGATAATAAGTTAAGAAGAGAACTCGTAAGTAGATCTAGGGATTTTTCCTCAAATATTTTTAGAAATAAGATTGTTGAAGTTGTAATGGAAACTCTTGGGATTAACAATTAA
- a CDS encoding UPF0147 family protein produces MASLYDNESKIKQAIAMLQKIVNDTSVPRNIRRAATDAIRNLQDQSLSPAVRAANAIGILEDISQDPNMPTHTRISIWNIVSMLETVKD; encoded by the coding sequence ATGGCTTCCCTTTACGACAACGAGTCTAAAATCAAGCAAGCAATTGCTATGCTCCAAAAAATTGTAAATGATACTAGTGTACCCCGAAATATTAGAAGAGCTGCTACGGACGCAATAAGAAATTTACAAGACCAATCATTAAGCCCAGCTGTTAGGGCAGCTAATGCTATTGGAATTCTAGAAGATATTAGTCAAGACCCTAATATGCCTACTCATACTCGTATATCTATTTGGAATATTGTATCTATGCTAGAGACTGTCAAAGACTAA
- a CDS encoding Sjogren's syndrome/scleroderma autoantigen 1 family protein: MSNTDSVKKAANLLRQGATMLDLACPICHMPLFKLKNGDVICPTHGKVYIVENEEEEKKITGTMTLEKLESTLYKGIEILNEKLNKEPLDVDSINQIIRYLEAIERVTRIKGLINKNK; encoded by the coding sequence ATGTCAAATACAGACTCTGTGAAGAAAGCTGCTAATCTATTAAGACAAGGTGCAACAATGTTAGATCTTGCTTGCCCCATATGTCATATGCCGTTATTTAAGCTAAAGAATGGAGACGTAATTTGCCCTACTCACGGAAAAGTGTATATAGTAGAAAACGAAGAAGAAGAGAAGAAAATCACAGGTACTATGACTCTAGAAAAACTAGAAAGTACATTATATAAAGGAATAGAAATATTAAACGAGAAACTTAATAAAGAACCATTGGACGTTGACTCTATAAATCAAATAATAAGATACTTAGAAGCTATTGAAAGAGTGACGAGAATTAAAGGTCTGATAAATAAGAATAAATGA
- the tmk gene encoding dTMP kinase, with amino-acid sequence MRIISFEGIDGSGKTTVSKLVYEKIRNVSKRIILTKEPYTEEISSLIEKAGWKDPVTLTLLFAADRAYHLQYLSTQNPDLVIMDRYIYSSVAYQSALGLDENWIELVNSKFPKPFLTILLDLSPEIAIRRIQKNDKFNFQEKLDSLKLVRERYLEIAKKEKNIVIINAEEPLDKVVNKVYSVIYSYLSDL; translated from the coding sequence TTGCGAATAATATCATTCGAAGGAATCGACGGGTCAGGAAAGACTACAGTATCTAAATTAGTATATGAAAAAATCAGAAACGTAAGTAAAAGGATAATCTTAACTAAAGAACCTTACACAGAGGAAATATCAAGCTTGATAGAAAAAGCGGGGTGGAAAGATCCAGTTACACTAACTCTCTTGTTTGCTGCAGATAGGGCTTATCATTTACAGTACCTATCCACGCAAAACCCGGATCTGGTTATAATGGACAGATATATCTATTCATCTGTGGCATATCAGTCAGCTTTAGGTTTAGATGAAAATTGGATAGAATTAGTTAACTCTAAATTCCCCAAGCCTTTCCTAACTATACTTTTAGATTTATCTCCAGAAATAGCTATAAGAAGAATTCAGAAGAATGATAAATTTAATTTTCAGGAAAAGCTAGACAGTTTGAAACTTGTTAGGGAAAGATATTTAGAAATTGCAAAAAAAGAGAAAAATATTGTAATTATAAATGCAGAAGAACCTTTAGATAAAGTGGTTAACAAGGTATATTCTGTCATTTATTCTTATTTATCAGACCTTTAA
- a CDS encoding Clp1/GlmU family protein, with translation MKLQPEIDAVIEGPCSLFIKEGKVIISGIQLSSGDQLDITEYNYFTITSINNTEIETDCRLVTTYRSLGWHRIVEEIVGGKILVIGDENSGKTYLSNSLVNLLGGSLIDSDVGQSSLFLPTFISYTEDNSKKLTLVSRTVKGLEFFGNISPSFNPRLHIALILLALKKLSHNKNIIIDSDGWVKGFQAYKHKIELIYSVDPDYIIVFNERLASDFPRDLLRKMKIVRPFPLSTDRDRVKRRKYRSQKYKEYFGKAKVSTLSVNQLLGVPISKNLIRVWDQTLQLVEEKPCSGLYIDRSDLLGLLLALTYKGEVVGAAMVKDIKEENNQIDILTPVENYDGAIMGEISLNEDFTEKRVRIKRCCE, from the coding sequence ATGAAACTTCAGCCTGAAATAGATGCTGTAATAGAAGGACCTTGCAGCTTATTCATAAAGGAAGGCAAAGTAATTATTTCAGGCATTCAATTGTCATCTGGCGATCAACTAGATATAACTGAATATAACTATTTTACTATTACTTCTATAAATAACACTGAAATAGAAACCGATTGTAGACTAGTTACTACTTATAGATCACTCGGGTGGCACAGAATAGTTGAAGAAATAGTAGGTGGAAAGATATTAGTTATCGGGGATGAAAATTCAGGTAAGACTTATCTCTCTAATTCCTTGGTCAACCTATTAGGAGGCTCCTTAATAGACTCTGACGTAGGCCAATCATCCTTATTTTTGCCCACATTCATATCCTATACAGAGGATAACTCAAAAAAGCTAACACTAGTATCACGTACAGTTAAAGGACTTGAATTTTTCGGTAATATTTCCCCTTCATTTAACCCAAGACTTCACATAGCTTTAATCCTGCTTGCATTGAAGAAACTAAGTCATAATAAAAATATTATAATAGACAGCGATGGATGGGTTAAAGGTTTTCAAGCATATAAGCATAAAATAGAGTTAATTTACAGTGTAGACCCAGATTATATTATCGTATTCAATGAAAGGCTAGCATCAGATTTCCCGAGAGATTTGCTGAGAAAGATGAAAATTGTACGCCCTTTTCCTCTCAGCACAGATAGAGATAGAGTGAAGAGAAGAAAATACAGATCTCAGAAATATAAGGAATATTTCGGTAAAGCCAAAGTGTCAACTTTAAGTGTAAACCAACTTTTAGGTGTTCCAATTTCTAAGAATTTAATAAGAGTATGGGATCAAACCTTACAACTAGTCGAGGAGAAACCGTGTAGTGGTCTTTATATAGATAGGTCTGACCTTTTAGGTCTTCTACTCGCATTGACATATAAAGGTGAAGTTGTGGGAGCTGCTATGGTTAAGGATATTAAGGAAGAAAATAACCAGATCGACATACTAACTCCTGTGGAAAATTATGATGGGGCTATAATGGGGGAGATCAGTTTAAACGAGGATTTCACCGAAAAAAGAGTGAGGATAAAAAGATGTTGCGAATAA
- a CDS encoding ATP-binding protein: MYLNIFEEFKDLKISDYIFEKGSLVSIYGEPGSGKTIIGIHIALELGDSVYISTKDSTYRARVEKLKGRPNVYFTQANNQIELTSAILNASKLNLKLIIVDTMNYIYKVNRAKKEIELPLMLIQAFVRSGLNRALLLWDTSSNNRVLGELFMRKFSDDVFRITKGEIIGNLRVCKFKILENGVLGCL; this comes from the coding sequence ATGTATCTTAACATTTTTGAGGAATTTAAAGATTTGAAGATTAGTGATTATATTTTTGAGAAAGGGAGCCTAGTCTCTATATATGGAGAACCGGGAAGTGGTAAGACTATTATAGGTATACATATTGCATTAGAGCTGGGAGATAGCGTATATATATCTACTAAAGACTCTACTTACCGAGCAAGAGTAGAGAAATTAAAAGGTAGACCTAACGTATATTTTACCCAGGCTAATAATCAAATTGAACTCACTTCAGCTATTTTAAATGCATCAAAATTAAATTTAAAACTAATAATAGTAGATACCATGAATTATATTTATAAGGTAAACAGAGCTAAAAAAGAGATTGAACTACCCCTCATGTTAATCCAAGCCTTTGTTAGGAGCGGGCTTAATAGAGCGTTATTACTTTGGGATACCTCAAGTAACAACAGAGTATTAGGGGAATTATTTATGAGAAAATTTTCCGATGATGTATTTAGAATAACTAAAGGCGAAATAATTGGCAATTTACGGGTATGCAAATTTAAAATTCTCGAAAACGGTGTTTTAGGTTGCTTATAA
- a CDS encoding CDP-2,3-bis-(O-geranylgeranyl)-sn-glycerol synthase encodes MLIITLILGIVYYIPALVANGSAPFVRRGTPIDFGKKLSDNRRLLGDGKTFEGLLLALTFGSTVGVIIAKFLGEEWIVIAFWESLAAMLGDMLGAFIKRRLGMERGQRAPLLDQLDFFLASTLALLILGVKLQVIQVISVGLIVIGLHMFTNYVAFRLKIKSVPW; translated from the coding sequence TTGCTTATAATAACTCTGATTTTGGGTATAGTATATTACATCCCAGCTCTTGTAGCAAACGGGAGTGCTCCCTTTGTCAGAAGGGGGACTCCAATAGACTTCGGAAAGAAATTAAGTGATAATAGAAGACTTCTGGGTGACGGAAAAACGTTTGAGGGGCTATTACTTGCATTGACTTTTGGTAGCACTGTAGGAGTTATAATAGCAAAATTTTTAGGAGAAGAATGGATAGTCATAGCCTTTTGGGAAAGCCTTGCGGCAATGTTAGGAGATATGCTAGGAGCATTTATTAAAAGACGGCTTGGGATGGAAAGGGGACAGAGAGCACCTCTGCTGGATCAACTCGATTTCTTTCTTGCCTCTACCTTAGCATTATTAATACTCGGCGTGAAACTACAAGTAATCCAGGTAATATCGGTTGGTTTAATAGTAATAGGTTTACATATGTTTACCAACTATGTGGCTTTTCGATTAAAAATAAAAAGTGTGCCGTGGTAA
- the mcm gene encoding minichromosome maintenance protein MCM, translating to METKQIDYGELFIEFITTFKDNRGRLSYLNQINEIIAYRRKSFYVNFADLFSFNQNLATVLINSPKDIVPILEKKVYDYIIEKDPEYQYEISNIHLRILNIPRTVELRKIRSNEIGKLISVEGILVKSTPVKERLSKAVYQHISPDCMQEFYWPPDEEDMGEIIELPSSCPMCGKAGQFKLIEDKSTFVDYQKAVLQERPEEIPPGQLPRQLEVVFEDDLVDVARPGDRVKIVGILEIKKDSQVKRGSKSVFDFYLKVNSIEISQKVLDEVRISEEDEKKIKDLAKDPWIREKIISSIAPSIYGHWEIKEAIALSLFGGVSKILADGTRIRGDIHVLIIGDPGTAKSQILQFASRVAPRAVYTTGKGSTAAGLTATVTRDKNSGDFYLEAGALVLADGGVAVIDEIDKMRDDDRVAIHEAMEQQTVSIAKAGIVAKLNARATVIAAGNPKLGRYIKERGISENINLPPTILSRFDLIFILIDNPGDSDVYLASHILNVHGNRTTDQNAIEIDLLKKYIAYAKKNVFPKLSEEAKQLLQDFFVEMRRKSVETADSPIIITPRQLEALIRISEAYAKMALKGEVTKEDAERAINIMRIFLENVGLDVESGKIDIDTIMTGKPKSAREKMAKILEIIDTLSLNECAKVKDIVKEGERIGIDKQSIEKLLTDMRRQGLIYESKPECYKKV from the coding sequence TTGGAAACTAAACAAATCGATTACGGAGAATTATTCATTGAGTTTATAACCACGTTTAAAGACAATAGGGGTAGACTATCTTATTTAAATCAAATAAATGAGATAATAGCTTATAGGAGGAAAAGCTTTTATGTAAACTTTGCAGATCTATTCTCGTTTAACCAGAATTTAGCTACTGTTTTAATTAATTCCCCAAAAGATATAGTCCCTATCTTAGAGAAAAAAGTCTATGATTATATAATAGAAAAAGATCCGGAGTATCAATATGAAATAAGTAATATACATTTACGTATACTCAACATCCCTAGAACTGTTGAGCTAAGAAAAATTAGAAGTAATGAAATTGGAAAGTTAATATCTGTTGAAGGTATTCTGGTAAAATCGACACCTGTAAAAGAAAGGCTGAGTAAGGCAGTGTATCAGCATATAAGTCCCGATTGTATGCAAGAGTTCTACTGGCCGCCTGATGAAGAAGATATGGGCGAAATAATAGAGTTACCATCTTCATGTCCTATGTGTGGAAAAGCAGGTCAATTTAAACTAATTGAAGATAAGTCGACCTTTGTGGACTACCAAAAAGCAGTATTACAAGAAAGACCTGAGGAAATACCGCCTGGTCAACTACCTAGACAGTTAGAGGTGGTATTTGAAGACGATCTAGTAGATGTAGCAAGACCTGGCGATAGAGTTAAAATAGTAGGAATCTTAGAAATCAAGAAAGATTCACAAGTTAAAAGGGGGAGCAAGTCAGTTTTCGATTTTTACTTAAAAGTAAATAGTATTGAAATATCACAAAAGGTGTTAGATGAAGTCAGAATATCAGAGGAAGACGAAAAGAAAATTAAAGACTTGGCAAAGGACCCATGGATAAGGGAAAAAATAATTTCATCTATTGCCCCCTCAATTTACGGTCATTGGGAAATAAAAGAAGCTATTGCCCTTTCGCTATTTGGTGGAGTTAGTAAGATTCTTGCCGACGGCACTAGGATTAGAGGCGACATACATGTACTAATAATAGGAGACCCTGGAACAGCTAAGTCTCAAATACTCCAATTTGCATCCAGAGTAGCTCCTAGAGCTGTGTATACTACTGGCAAAGGTTCTACGGCTGCAGGATTAACCGCAACAGTCACTAGGGATAAGAATAGTGGAGATTTTTACTTAGAAGCTGGTGCATTAGTTTTAGCTGATGGAGGTGTGGCCGTAATAGATGAAATAGACAAGATGAGAGATGATGATAGAGTAGCAATCCATGAAGCAATGGAACAACAGACAGTATCAATAGCCAAAGCAGGTATTGTAGCCAAACTAAACGCTAGAGCTACAGTTATTGCAGCCGGTAACCCTAAATTAGGTAGATACATAAAGGAGAGAGGAATTTCAGAAAATATTAACTTGCCCCCGACAATATTATCAAGATTCGATCTAATCTTCATTTTGATCGATAACCCCGGTGATAGTGACGTATATCTGGCCTCACATATTTTAAACGTTCATGGAAATAGAACTACGGATCAAAATGCAATTGAAATAGACTTATTAAAGAAATATATAGCATACGCTAAAAAGAATGTTTTCCCGAAGCTTAGTGAAGAAGCAAAGCAACTTCTGCAAGACTTCTTTGTAGAAATGAGGAGAAAGAGCGTGGAAACAGCAGATTCACCTATTATTATTACTCCAAGACAGTTAGAGGCCTTAATTAGGATATCCGAAGCTTATGCTAAAATGGCTCTAAAGGGTGAGGTTACAAAAGAAGATGCAGAAAGAGCAATAAACATTATGAGAATATTTCTTGAGAATGTAGGTTTAGATGTAGAATCTGGAAAAATAGATATAGATACTATTATGACCGGTAAACCTAAAAGTGCTAGAGAGAAAATGGCTAAGATATTAGAAATTATTGATACACTATCATTGAATGAGTGTGCAAAAGTAAAAGATATTGTTAAGGAAGGAGAAAGAATAGGAATAGATAAGCAGAGCATAGAAAAATTACTTACAGATATGAGGAGACAAGGATTAATATACGAGTCAAAGCCAGAGTGCTATAAAAAAGTGTAG
- a CDS encoding DNA replication complex GINS family protein, with the protein MVNSKIKAINRIMMVTKKKILVLDDWGPFDDGFEEISLSKGSEDEVSTWLGIKLQEKNVAKIMDMVSVDELGRVLFQEKQTINTPASLSLLPKDFYHRVQLLRENLKQKNDLQALEQLRKLDQVVNEIVSIRIRKIMQLAFLNISDESVIDRMTNEEFLVYKIIKDIIDRGIGDIIGN; encoded by the coding sequence ATGGTAAACAGTAAGATTAAAGCTATTAATAGAATAATGATGGTTACAAAGAAAAAAATCCTTGTCTTAGATGATTGGGGTCCGTTTGATGACGGGTTTGAAGAAATATCTTTATCAAAGGGCAGCGAAGATGAAGTTTCTACGTGGTTAGGTATAAAGCTCCAAGAAAAAAACGTGGCTAAAATAATGGATATGGTGAGCGTAGACGAACTGGGTAGAGTCCTTTTCCAAGAAAAGCAGACTATAAATACTCCGGCGTCTCTTTCACTACTCCCTAAAGATTTCTATCATAGGGTTCAGCTGTTAAGGGAGAACCTTAAGCAAAAGAATGACCTGCAAGCACTAGAACAATTAAGGAAATTAGATCAGGTCGTAAACGAGATAGTTTCAATTAGAATAAGGAAAATAATGCAGTTAGCCTTTCTAAATATATCTGATGAAAGCGTAATTGATAGAATGACTAATGAAGAGTTTTTAGTCTACAAGATAATAAAAGATATAATTGACCGTGGAATAGGTGATATAATTGGAAACTAA
- a CDS encoding THUMP domain-containing protein: MKPVLLVTARKNKENRCTIEILNRILIKDINAKVDEIIKNVFIVYSDLNPMEAFGLLYSASPSCVSKIYPINFLLYSTKEDEIIKNVVDYSRQIVSSTFYVDCFKRGVEVSCREIEIGIGLGLKGYAKVDFKHPDIIITVNVLPNFTTVSYLKKVK; this comes from the coding sequence GTGAAACCTGTCCTTTTAGTAACGGCTAGGAAAAATAAAGAAAACAGATGCACTATCGAGATCTTAAATAGAATATTAATTAAGGACATTAATGCCAAAGTAGATGAAATAATTAAGAATGTTTTTATAGTTTACTCAGACTTAAATCCAATGGAAGCTTTCGGATTACTGTACTCGGCTTCTCCTTCATGTGTCTCGAAGATCTACCCTATTAACTTCTTATTATACAGTACCAAAGAAGATGAAATAATTAAGAATGTAGTGGATTATTCACGGCAAATAGTTAGCAGTACTTTTTATGTGGATTGTTTTAAAAGGGGGGTTGAAGTCAGTTGTAGAGAAATTGAAATTGGAATAGGTCTTGGATTAAAGGGATACGCAAAGGTCGATTTTAAGCATCCAGATATAATAATTACAGTGAACGTTCTACCTAATTTCACAACAGTTTCCTACTTAAAAAAGGTAAAGTAA
- a CDS encoding ORC1-type DNA replication protein: protein MVDIKDLIENTIEGSTVFNNTSALNPEHIPANLPHRENQIKELTVSFKDLIINPGSTSIRTVIVGRTGTGKTVTAKKFGNELKGIANQKGLKLYYVHVNCHRQRTLYLMLMEIAQNLRLPLPNRGLSSQETFKLIYDYLERKNLHLLLTLDEFDYFISTSPIEDIYFLVRIYDELNVSVKRLHYIFIVRELSTLSGLDKSIKDHIIKNIIEFSPYTSSDLYDILQDRIINEKAFKPNAVSDEAIKFISDIHGADKGGSGNARLAIETLELAGKIADTENAPIITVEHAKKANSKINPEMSVITDTIKDLDLHYLLLLKAISSLHKKQGEDFFPMGRVEEEYRTVASLLGEEPRRHTQIFEYIRRLKLMGLILTRHSSKGMRGRTTLISLPIPVSTELEELLDGEIKRRLQKSRLSS, encoded by the coding sequence TTGGTTGACATTAAGGACTTAATCGAAAATACTATTGAAGGGAGTACTGTGTTTAATAATACTTCTGCCCTTAACCCAGAGCATATTCCGGCAAATTTACCACATAGAGAAAACCAAATAAAAGAACTTACTGTATCGTTTAAGGACCTTATTATAAACCCCGGGAGCACCTCAATAAGAACAGTGATAGTAGGAAGGACGGGTACCGGAAAAACCGTGACCGCTAAGAAATTCGGAAATGAATTAAAAGGGATAGCAAACCAAAAAGGACTTAAACTATATTATGTCCATGTTAATTGCCATAGGCAGAGGACACTTTACCTTATGTTAATGGAAATAGCACAGAACTTGAGATTACCTTTACCTAATAGGGGATTATCTTCACAAGAAACTTTCAAACTAATATATGATTACTTAGAAAGAAAGAACCTTCATTTACTTCTTACATTAGATGAATTTGACTACTTTATAAGCACGTCACCAATAGAAGATATTTATTTCCTCGTGAGAATTTATGATGAATTGAACGTCAGTGTAAAGAGGCTCCATTACATTTTCATAGTTAGAGAACTATCTACTTTATCAGGACTAGATAAAAGTATAAAAGATCATATTATAAAGAATATAATCGAATTCTCTCCTTATACTTCTTCGGATCTTTATGATATATTACAAGATAGGATTATAAATGAAAAAGCGTTTAAGCCTAATGCAGTTTCTGATGAAGCAATAAAATTCATATCTGATATACATGGTGCCGATAAAGGAGGAAGCGGTAATGCAAGGCTCGCCATAGAGACATTAGAGCTAGCAGGTAAAATTGCAGATACCGAAAATGCACCTATTATAACTGTTGAACATGCTAAAAAGGCTAATTCAAAAATTAATCCTGAAATGAGCGTTATTACGGATACAATAAAAGATCTAGATTTACACTACCTCCTCCTTTTAAAAGCGATCTCTTCCTTGCATAAAAAACAAGGAGAAGATTTCTTCCCTATGGGTAGAGTTGAAGAAGAATACAGAACCGTAGCATCACTATTAGGTGAAGAGCCCAGAAGACATACACAGATATTTGAATATATTAGAAGGCTAAAACTTATGGGACTAATACTAACTAGACACAGTAGCAAAGGTATGAGAGGAAGAACTACACTTATCTCTTTGCCCATTCCAGTCTCAACAGAACTAGAAGAACTATTAGATGGAGAGATTAAAAGGAGGTTGCAAAAATCACGGCTGAGCTCCTAA
- the moaC gene encoding cyclic pyranopterin monophosphate synthase MoaC, whose product MTEAKVVDISKKEVVLREAKVEGFIKLKKDTINLIKEGKIEKGDVINTAKVAGFLAAKRTPELIPMCHPIPIEAVDIDIKIEENGLRVITSVKAHYKTGVEMEALTATSIVLLTIWDMVKKYEKDPQGQYPETEISNIKVLSKSKIYDDNTF is encoded by the coding sequence ATGACAGAAGCAAAAGTAGTAGATATTTCTAAAAAGGAAGTAGTACTAAGAGAGGCAAAAGTTGAAGGATTTATAAAATTAAAAAAAGATACTATTAACCTGATAAAAGAAGGGAAGATTGAAAAAGGTGATGTAATAAATACAGCTAAAGTAGCAGGTTTTTTAGCTGCAAAAAGAACTCCAGAATTAATTCCAATGTGCCACCCTATACCTATAGAGGCTGTTGATATTGATATAAAAATTGAAGAGAACGGATTGAGAGTTATTACATCAGTGAAAGCTCACTATAAAACTGGTGTAGAAATGGAAGCTTTAACAGCTACCTCTATAGTACTGTTAACAATATGGGATATGGTAAAGAAATACGAAAAAGACCCACAAGGACAGTATCCAGAAACAGAAATAAGTAATATTAAGGTATTATCTAAATCTAAGATTTACGACGATAATACCTTTTAG